A genomic stretch from Halichoerus grypus chromosome 5, mHalGry1.hap1.1, whole genome shotgun sequence includes:
- the PROK1 gene encoding prokineticin-1 gives MRGAMRVSIMFLLVTVSDCAVITGACERDVQCGAGTCCAISLWLRGLRMCTPLGREGEECHPGSHKVPFFRKRQHHTCPCLPNLLCSRCLDGRYRCSTDLKSISF, from the exons ATGAGAGGTGCCATGCGAGTCTCAATTATGTTTCTTCTGGTGACCGTGTCGGACTGTGCCGTGATCACAGGG GCCTGTGAGCGGGATGTCCAGTGTGGGGCGGGCACATGCTGTGCCATCAGCCTGTGGCTACGTGGGCTTCGGATGTGCACCCCGCTGGGGCGGGAAGGAGAGGAGTGTCACCCCGGCAGCCATAAG GTCCCCTTCTTCAGAAAACGCCAGCACCAcacctgcccctgcctgcccaACCTGCTGTGCTCCAGGTGCCTGGATGGCAGGTACCGCTGCTCCACGGACCTGAAGAGCATCAGCTTCTAG